TTGGCCGGGCGCTGGCCGCGGCGATCGCGGAGGAGCGGCATCGCCCGGTCATCGACTCGCTGGTGCGGTGGATGCGCGCGGCGCTGACCGCCAACGAGCATCTCGTGCGCGCAATGGTCCACGATCGCGCCGGGGCGGTGCTGCGCTGGACCGGGCTGGACGAGACGCTCGCCAACAAGATCATCGACGGGCTCGACAAGCTGGTCGCGGACATGGCGGACAATCGCGAGCATCCGCTGCGCCTGAAGGTCGAGGAAGCGCTGGCGAGCATCGCCGACCGGCTCCAGCACGAACCGGAGATGCGCGCGCGCGTCGAGACGCTGAAGATCGAACTGCTCGAGAACCCGGCGATGCAGGACTGGATCAACGGACTCTGGGAACAAGCGCGTGCGGCGATGCTGCGCGCGGCGCGCGATCCCGACGCGCTGATGAACGGCAAGCTCGGCGAGGCGCTTCACCAGCTGGGTTCGACGTTGCAGGAAGACCCGCGGCTGGGCCGGATCATCAACCGCTTCGTACGCCGGGCTGCGGTTGGCGCGGCGGCCGATTACGGGGACGCGATCGTGCGACTGGTGTCGGAGACGGTGCGCGGCTGGGATGCGCAGACCGTTACCTCGCGGCTGGAGAATGCGGTCGGCAAGGATCTGCAGTTCATCCGCATCAACGGAACGCTGGTCGGCGGGCTGGTTGGCGTGGTGATCCACACCATCGATGTGCTTTTGTGAGCGCACGATCACAAAAGTGGTACGCGCGCGGAACGATCGTGAGGTTCGGTGCTTGTGACGGGATGAGCTTTGCCGCATGGACCGATCGATGACCGCGGCAGCCGACTTCAGCGTGGATAGTGATGGCGACGGCCAGGTGCTGCGCTTCACAGGCGACCTGTCGCTCGCGCGGCTCGGTGATCTCCCCGCACGACTGGAACGGCAGGACGGGCAGGTCGCGACGATCGACCTGTCGCAGGTTGAGCGGATCGACACGATCGGCGCCTGGGTGATCCACCGCTTCGCGCGGGAACGGCATGCGCAGATCGAGGGGTTGAGCGGCAACGGGCAGAACTTGCTCGAACAGGTTCAGGCCGCCGATCAACCGGTGCAGATGCGGCCGCAATCCAGTTCGCCGCTGCGCCGCGTGCTCGGCGAAATGGGCGAAGCGACTTCGAACGCCGCCCGCACGGCGCTTGGCCTGCTCGCCTTCATGGGCGAGACCGTGATCGCCTTCTGGGGCGTCGTCCGCCATCCCAGCCGATTTCGTTTCAACGCCACCGTGCAGCGGTTCGAGGTGGTCGGCGTTTCGGCGCTCGGTATCGTCGGGTTGATGAGCTTCCTGATCGGCGTGGTGATCGCGCAGCAGGGCGCCGTGCAGTTGCGGCAGTTCGGTGCGGAGGCTTTCACCATCAACCTCGTCGGGCGCATATCGATGCGGGAACTCGGCGTGCTGATGACCGCGATCATGGTCGCCGGGCGCTCCGGCTCCGCCTTTGCGGCGCAACTCGGCACGATGAAGCTGACCGAAGAGATCGACGCCATGCGCACGATCGGCGTGTCTCCTATGGAGGCGCTCGTCTTGCCGCGCACGATCGCTGCGATCGTCCTGATGCCGCTGCTGGGCTTCTATGCGTCGATCCTGTCGGTGCTCGGCGGCTGCCTGCTGTGCTGGTTCGCGCTCGACATTCCGCCGATCGCGTTCGTGGCGCGCATCCGGGAAGTGGTGCCGATCACCGACGTCTATGTCGGCCTGATCAAGGCGCCGGTCTTCGGCGCGATCATCGCGGTCGCTGGTTGCTTTCAGGGGATGCAGGTGAAGGGCGATGCCGAACAGGTCGGATTGAAGACGACCTCGGCGGTGGTGCAGGCGATCTTCATGGTAATCGTCGTCGACGCCTTCTTCGCGGTGTTCTTCGAACAGATCGGCTGGATCTGATGCCGCAGCACAATCGCTCGCAACCCGACGATGCGCCGATCATCAAGGTCAGCGGGCTGCGCAATGTCTTCGGCGATCAGGTGATTCACGACAATCTCGATCTCGAGGTGCGGCGCGGCGAGATCCTCGGCGTGGTCGGCGGGTCGGGTACGGGCAAATCGGTATTGATGCGCTCGATCATCGGGCTGCAATCGCCGAGCCGCGGCGAGGTCGACGTGTTCGGCGAGCCGACGCTCGGGCGCACCGAGCTGGAGACCGTGGAGATCCGCAAGCGCTGGGGCGTGCTGTTCCAGGGTGGTGCGCTGTTCTCGACGCTGACCGTCGCCGAGAACGTGCAGGTGCCGCTGCGTGAATTCTACCCCGAACTCGACCTTGCGCTGCTCGACGAGATCGCGTCGTACAAGGTGGTGATGACGGGCTTGCCCGGCGATGCCGGGCCGAAGTTTCCCGCCGAACTGTCGGGCGGCATGAAGAAGCGCGCCGGGCTGGCGCGCGCGCTGGCGCTCGACCCGGAATTGCTGTTCCTCGACGAGCCGACGGCGGGGCTTGACCCGATCGGTGCGGCGGCGTTCGACGATCTGACCAAGGCGTTGCAGAAGACGCTGGGGCTCACCGTTTTCCTGATCACCCACGATCTCGATACGCTCTACGCGATCTGCGACCGGGTGGCGGTGCTGGCCGACAAGCGCGTGATCGCGGTCGGCACGATCGACGAACTGCTCGCGCTGGACCATCCGTGGATTCAGGAATATTTCAACGGCCCGCGCGGGCGTGCGGCCGTTGCGTCGCAGGAGCGTGAGGCCGATCGCGTCGCCGCGCATCCTACCGAGGTGATGCGGACGCAGACCGGGCAGCGCTCGCAGGGCGGAACCGCCGACGATTATGCCCGCCGCGCCGATACGGTGGACCTGACCAAGCCGGGCGTCGACCCCGGCGAGAAGGGCTGAGAAGATGGAAACGCGTTCGAACCATGTCCTCGTCGGCGCCGTGGTGCTGATCCTGCTGGCGCTGGTCGCGATCTTCACGGTGTGGATCGCGCGGATCGGCGGCGCGGAAGAGCGCGACTACGACATCTTCTTCCGCCAGGCGGTGGACGGGTTGGCGAAGGGATCGTCGGTCACGTTCTCCGGCGTGCCGTCCGGGCAGGTGAAGAGCATCTCGCTGTGGAAGCCGGACCCGCAATATGTGCGTGTGCGGATCAGCGTGAACGATGATACCCCGATCCTGCGTGGCACCACCGCGACGATCCAGGGCAGCTTCACGGGCACCAGCACCGTCAGCCTCGATGGCGCGACAAAGGGGGCGCAGCCGATCACCTGCCCGGAGGGGGACGCGGCCAAGAGCGTCTGTCCGCTGGGCGTGCCGGTGATCCCGACCAAGACGGGCGGCATCGGCGCGATCCTGAATTCCGCGCCGCAGTTGCTGGAGCGACTGTCGACGCTGACCGAGCGGCTGACCGGGATGCTCAGCGACCGCAACCAGGCGTCGATCGCGGGGATCCTCGACAACACCAACCGGCTTACCGACGCCTTGGCGGATCGTGGGCCGGAGATCGCCGCGACGCTGGCGCAGACGCGGATCGCGATCCAGCAGGCGGGCAATGCCGCCGAGCAGATCGGTTCGCTGGCGCATACGACGAACGGGATGCTCGCCAACGACGTGCAGCCGGCGATGGCCAATCTGAACAAGGCGATCAGCTCGGCGCAGCAGAGCGCGGACACCCTGAACGCCGCGATCGGCGATGCGCGGCCGGGGCTGACCACTTTCAGCAAGCAGACGATCCCGCAAGTGAACCAGCTGGTGCGTGATTTGCGCGTGACCGCCTCGTCGCTGAAGTCGATTTCGGAGCGGGTGGAGCAGGGCGGCGCCAGCTCGCTGGTGGGGCAACCCGCGCTGCCGGACTATAAGGGGAAATGATCGTGCGTCCTTTCGCGAACAAGCTCCTGATCGCCGCCGCGTTGGTGCCGCTCGCCGGATGCATCCGCTTCGGCGCGTCGCCACCGCCGTCGCTGCTGACGATCGCGCCGCAGGTGCAGCCGACGGTCGGTGCGGCGCAGAACTCCGCTGGTGCGCGCTCGATCGTGGTCGAGATCCCGGCGGTGCCGCAGTCGATCGCGGGCACGCGCGTGCCGGTGCAGGCGACCGATACGTCGATCGCCTACGTCAAGGACGCGCAATGGGCCGAGCCGCCGGCACGGTTGTTCGCGCGGTTGCTGTCGGACACACTTACCGCCCGTGCCAGGATGCTGGTGCTGTCGCCTGTACAATCATTCGACGATCCCAGTGCAACCATCGGCGGCGAGTTGCGCGCCTTCGGCGTCGATGCCGGTCAGCGACAGGCAGTGGTGATCTACGATGCCTCCTTCACTCCGGCCGGCAGGACCGCCGTCCAGAAACAGCGGTTCGAGGCCCGTATCCCGGTGACCGCCATAGACGCCGCGCAATCCGGCGTCGGGCTGAGCCAGGCCGCCAACCAGGTCGCGCAGCAGGTTTCGGACTGGGTCGCCGCACAACGCTGATCACGGCGTGCGACGCACTTCCAGGGGTATTTCGCAAACATCCGCGCCACCCGAGCCGATCGTCGGCGCGGGCGGGTTCTCGCGGTGGTGGATCAGCGCGGCGAAGCGCACATTGTCGGCCGCGCGATACTGGAAGCGCGGCCGCATATCAGCGGGCAGGTCGCTGGCCAGGGTAACCGCCAGGATGGGCGTGCGTGCGCCGGGATCGGCGATCACGCCCATCGGCGCCGGTCCCCGTGGCAGTGCAGACAGATACTGCATCCCTTCGATGACGCGCCCAACGACCGCATAATTGCGATCGAGCCGCCGCGCCGACTGCCCGATCGGCGTGAACAGCTCCGCGCCGGAACCCGACGTCGGCGGCTCGTCGCGCGCGACTCCGACCGTGCCGTAGCAATGCGTTAGCCACGCATGGCCCTGCCGGTCGCTCGCCACCGGCCAGCCGTCGGCGGTGATCCCGGAGGCCGCGGAATGGGTGTCCGCACGCATCAGGCGCTGTGCGGGCGCGAAACGGGCGATCTCGAACTCGGGCGCGACGCTGGCTGCGACGCCGGACGGCAGCGCCCGCTTCTCGGTTGCGTCGCCCCATTGCGCGACCCAATTTTCCTGCACGCGGTAGACGGTCTCGCCATTCCACCACCCCGCCGCGATCAACCGCCGGATGTTGGCGACATGCGCGGGCGCCAGCGCGGCGGCCAAGCGGACCACCACGGTCCGATCGCCCGGCAGCCGCATGATCATGACCTCGTCATCGGGTATCGCGCGCCAATCCTGCGCGGCCGCGTCGTGCGGTGCGGGGAGGGCAACGGGCGCCTGAAGCGCGAGGAATAGCGAAACAATGAGCGTCATGGGCACACGCTGGCCGATCATCGGCATAGACGCAATCGAGCCGCTTGCGTCCGGCCGCGCCAGCCACTAGGGCGAGCGCTTCCATGCTATGCGGAGCGGTGGCCGAGTGGTCGAAGGCGCTCGCCTGGAAAGTGAGTATACGCCAAAAGCGTATCGAGGGTTCGAATCCCTCCCGCTCCGCCACCCAGTCCTAAATATCTGAATTTGTGTCTGCAAACGCGTGAGAGCGGCGCGTTTCTGCGCCGCACGGCGTGCGCAAGCGTATCGAGGAGAGTTTGGCTCTTCCAGATATCAGGCGATTTGCCCGCGCATTCTCTGCGGAGGAGCGGGGCAGTACGGAAGCGCTCCGAGCGCCCAAGAGGACAAGGGTGCCGCCGCCGTCGTTCGGTGCGCCTTATCAACGACATTCAGCCTTACGCACTGCAAGATGCCGGACAAACACGCCACCTTACGAACAAATATTCGTTACCTGAGGTGCAAAATTGGCGGAAATTCAGGGTTTTGGTAGTGGCAGCGCCAACTCGCCGAAATCCTTGGCAGGTCGATCTGCAGGCAAACTTAGCGCGATTGCAGGATCGTGGTACGCGAAAAACGGCGGTTGCAGGCCTGCAACCGCCGTTTGCCCAGTTTGACTTTTTGAGAGCCTGAATGGCGCTTTTCGTATAGCCGAGCGACCGCCCGCCAACTCGATTTCAGGCGCCTGCTTTGCCGCCGGCAGACCGCCTCAGCATCGCGAGATACATGTCGAGGGCACGGTCGATCTCGTCATTGGTCCCGTGAGCCATGGCAAGGTCAAGGGTCGCTTTCACGAGACGTAGCTGTTGATCGAGCATCGGAGCAGGCGCTTGAGGTGGCGTGAGCAGGGCGGGGATCTCATTGATCCTGGCGGCATAGATCACCAGCCGGATAAACGGCACCACTGACCGGCGCCGGCTGGTCTGACCAGTGGCAAGTCGCAGCACCATCATTTCGAACAGCGACACGGTTCGCCGACGCTGATAACCGGGCTCCCTGATCTTCACCGGCAGATTGGCAATTTCCATGATGGAAGAAGCAAACTGCGCGGACATGCTTGCCCGCCGGAGAGACGGCTGTCGACGGTGTCCACGATCCGGTGAGAAGCCGG
The genomic region above belongs to Sphingomonas phyllosphaerae 5.2 and contains:
- a CDS encoding ABC transporter permease; this encodes MTAAADFSVDSDGDGQVLRFTGDLSLARLGDLPARLERQDGQVATIDLSQVERIDTIGAWVIHRFARERHAQIEGLSGNGQNLLEQVQAADQPVQMRPQSSSPLRRVLGEMGEATSNAARTALGLLAFMGETVIAFWGVVRHPSRFRFNATVQRFEVVGVSALGIVGLMSFLIGVVIAQQGAVQLRQFGAEAFTINLVGRISMRELGVLMTAIMVAGRSGSAFAAQLGTMKLTEEIDAMRTIGVSPMEALVLPRTIAAIVLMPLLGFYASILSVLGGCLLCWFALDIPPIAFVARIREVVPITDVYVGLIKAPVFGAIIAVAGCFQGMQVKGDAEQVGLKTTSAVVQAIFMVIVVDAFFAVFFEQIGWI
- a CDS encoding MlaD family protein, with amino-acid sequence METRSNHVLVGAVVLILLALVAIFTVWIARIGGAEERDYDIFFRQAVDGLAKGSSVTFSGVPSGQVKSISLWKPDPQYVRVRISVNDDTPILRGTTATIQGSFTGTSTVSLDGATKGAQPITCPEGDAAKSVCPLGVPVIPTKTGGIGAILNSAPQLLERLSTLTERLTGMLSDRNQASIAGILDNTNRLTDALADRGPEIAATLAQTRIAIQQAGNAAEQIGSLAHTTNGMLANDVQPAMANLNKAISSAQQSADTLNAAIGDARPGLTTFSKQTIPQVNQLVRDLRVTASSLKSISERVEQGGASSLVGQPALPDYKGK
- a CDS encoding ABC transporter ATP-binding protein, which gives rise to MPQHNRSQPDDAPIIKVSGLRNVFGDQVIHDNLDLEVRRGEILGVVGGSGTGKSVLMRSIIGLQSPSRGEVDVFGEPTLGRTELETVEIRKRWGVLFQGGALFSTLTVAENVQVPLREFYPELDLALLDEIASYKVVMTGLPGDAGPKFPAELSGGMKKRAGLARALALDPELLFLDEPTAGLDPIGAAAFDDLTKALQKTLGLTVFLITHDLDTLYAICDRVAVLADKRVIAVGTIDELLALDHPWIQEYFNGPRGRAAVASQEREADRVAAHPTEVMRTQTGQRSQGGTADDYARRADTVDLTKPGVDPGEKG
- a CDS encoding DUF445 domain-containing protein, with protein sequence MIVRAAPPPAALVRMRRVATGLLVLMAAAFFASRALEPRHPGWGFVRAFAEAAMVGGLADWFAVTALFRHPLGLPIPHTAIIPRNKDRIGDQLAQFLREYFLIPAVVARRMQRIDVAAAAGRWLANPRGAGGSRLTRGISRMATEVLQALDQERLGGMVRAMLVTRVREAELSPMLGRALAAAIAEERHRPVIDSLVRWMRAALTANEHLVRAMVHDRAGAVLRWTGLDETLANKIIDGLDKLVADMADNREHPLRLKVEEALASIADRLQHEPEMRARVETLKIELLENPAMQDWINGLWEQARAAMLRAARDPDALMNGKLGEALHQLGSTLQEDPRLGRIINRFVRRAAVGAAADYGDAIVRLVSETVRGWDAQTVTSRLENAVGKDLQFIRINGTLVGGLVGVVIHTIDVLL
- a CDS encoding peptidylprolyl isomerase translates to MTLIVSLFLALQAPVALPAPHDAAAQDWRAIPDDEVMIMRLPGDRTVVVRLAAALAPAHVANIRRLIAAGWWNGETVYRVQENWVAQWGDATEKRALPSGVAASVAPEFEIARFAPAQRLMRADTHSAASGITADGWPVASDRQGHAWLTHCYGTVGVARDEPPTSGSGAELFTPIGQSARRLDRNYAVVGRVIEGMQYLSALPRGPAPMGVIADPGARTPILAVTLASDLPADMRPRFQYRAADNVRFAALIHHRENPPAPTIGSGGADVCEIPLEVRRTP
- a CDS encoding ABC-type transport auxiliary lipoprotein family protein; this translates as MIVRPFANKLLIAAALVPLAGCIRFGASPPPSLLTIAPQVQPTVGAAQNSAGARSIVVEIPAVPQSIAGTRVPVQATDTSIAYVKDAQWAEPPARLFARLLSDTLTARARMLVLSPVQSFDDPSATIGGELRAFGVDAGQRQAVVIYDASFTPAGRTAVQKQRFEARIPVTAIDAAQSGVGLSQAANQVAQQVSDWVAAQR